In Brevibacillus brevis NBRC 100599, a single genomic region encodes these proteins:
- a CDS encoding LysR family transcriptional regulator produces the protein MDFEQLRAFYTLAQTKNFTKAAEMLHLVQSTVTMRIKQLEEKVGKPLFIRDKRSVEITQAGLTLLPYAERILKLSHEALNEVASLQPYEDYLSIGSLNAIWTSTLEPILKEYHYRYPQIAISTKTGHSSDVIQYLLDNVIQIGIVYVPPSLPNFDVIPTWDDEIVLVCSPESPIAASTQVNSRELRNLPLLYMNWGPPFNEWIRQTLPRNYVPKLTVDKAELAIDLIKEGLGVSLLTRSTVKADLAAGTLKELIITGNKPPKRSAYIVLPKDKKNKPSVEKWLSLMSELGYST, from the coding sequence ATGGACTTCGAACAATTACGCGCTTTCTACACATTGGCCCAAACGAAAAATTTCACCAAGGCTGCGGAAATGCTCCACTTAGTCCAGTCTACGGTGACAATGCGAATCAAGCAACTGGAAGAAAAAGTTGGCAAACCTCTTTTCATTCGTGATAAAAGAAGTGTTGAAATTACGCAAGCGGGCTTAACCCTATTACCGTATGCAGAGAGAATCCTCAAACTGTCCCATGAAGCTCTAAATGAAGTTGCTTCACTCCAGCCTTATGAAGACTATTTATCAATCGGCAGCTTAAATGCGATCTGGACTTCTACCCTCGAGCCGATCTTGAAAGAGTACCACTATCGGTATCCACAAATTGCGATCAGCACAAAGACAGGCCACTCGTCCGATGTCATCCAGTATTTGCTGGACAACGTGATTCAAATCGGAATCGTATACGTTCCCCCATCCTTACCCAACTTTGACGTCATTCCAACGTGGGATGATGAAATCGTCCTAGTGTGCTCTCCAGAGAGCCCTATTGCCGCATCTACACAGGTCAATTCGCGCGAGCTGCGCAATCTGCCGTTGCTGTACATGAATTGGGGCCCTCCGTTTAACGAGTGGATTAGACAGACACTGCCGCGTAATTATGTACCCAAGCTAACTGTAGACAAAGCGGAGCTCGCCATCGATCTGATAAAAGAAGGTCTCGGCGTGAGCTTGTTGACGCGCTCTACCGTCAAAGCCGATCTTGCGGCTGGTACCTTGAAGGAACTGATCATAACAGGCAATAAGCCTCCCAAACGCTCAGCGTACATCGTCTTGCCGAAGGACAAAAAAAATAAACCCAGCGTAGAAAAATGGCT
- a CDS encoding amino acid permease: MSQSNMEQHNQLKRTMNSRHLFMISLGGVIGTGLFLGSGYTISQAGPVGAILSYLVGGFIMYLTMLCLGELTVAMPVAGSFQTYMTRFVSPSLGFGVGWLYWLGWAVTVALELLSSGLLMQRWFPDSPVWMWCAIFGVVLFLLNALSARAFGESEFWFSSIKVSAIILFIILGGAAMFGFIDLKNGQPAPMLTNFTESPLLPFGITGLLMTMITVNFSFQGTELIGIAAGESENPEKTIPKAIRTTVWRTLVFFILAIAIVAGMIPHQQAGVIESPFVVVFDSIGIPYAADIMNFVVLTALLSVANSGLYAATRMLYSLSKEGMASKKLGAVNGKGIPMNALLITFAIALLSLLSGIFAEDTVFMVLLSIAGLGAQVGWISISASQLAFRRHYLKNGGKLEDLKFRTPLYPILPLISLILNLLVLVSLAFDPEQRIALYCGVPFMIIAICVYQFHFKKKLEA, translated from the coding sequence ATGTCCCAAAGCAACATGGAACAGCACAATCAATTGAAACGCACGATGAACAGCAGACACCTCTTTATGATTTCTCTTGGCGGCGTAATCGGAACCGGGTTATTCCTCGGATCAGGTTATACAATTAGTCAGGCAGGACCAGTTGGTGCCATTCTCTCCTATTTAGTCGGCGGCTTTATCATGTATCTGACTATGCTATGTCTGGGCGAGCTGACAGTTGCCATGCCAGTGGCCGGTTCGTTCCAAACATATATGACTCGCTTTGTTAGCCCATCACTTGGGTTTGGTGTAGGCTGGTTGTATTGGCTTGGTTGGGCCGTGACTGTTGCTTTAGAGTTGTTGTCATCAGGACTGCTGATGCAACGTTGGTTCCCTGACTCACCTGTTTGGATGTGGTGTGCGATCTTCGGTGTAGTGCTCTTCTTATTAAATGCTTTATCGGCTCGTGCGTTCGGTGAATCTGAGTTTTGGTTTTCCAGCATTAAAGTAAGCGCTATCATCTTGTTCATCATCTTGGGTGGAGCGGCGATGTTTGGCTTCATTGACCTGAAAAACGGTCAGCCTGCGCCAATGCTCACCAATTTTACAGAAAGCCCGCTTCTCCCCTTTGGAATTACAGGCTTGCTGATGACGATGATCACCGTGAACTTCTCCTTCCAAGGTACCGAGCTAATCGGGATTGCGGCTGGAGAAAGTGAGAATCCAGAGAAGACGATTCCGAAGGCCATTCGTACGACGGTTTGGCGTACCCTCGTGTTCTTCATTCTGGCGATTGCCATTGTGGCTGGGATGATTCCACACCAACAGGCGGGTGTGATTGAAAGTCCGTTTGTCGTCGTATTTGACAGCATTGGGATTCCTTATGCAGCTGACATTATGAACTTCGTTGTCCTGACAGCACTTCTGTCTGTGGCCAACTCTGGTTTGTACGCAGCAACTCGTATGCTTTACTCCCTGTCCAAAGAAGGAATGGCTTCGAAAAAGCTTGGGGCTGTAAATGGAAAAGGGATTCCGATGAACGCTTTGTTGATTACGTTTGCAATCGCTCTCTTGTCTCTTCTCTCCGGTATTTTTGCCGAAGATACGGTGTTCATGGTACTGTTGTCTATCGCTGGTCTCGGCGCACAGGTAGGATGGATCTCCATCTCCGCTTCGCAGCTCGCATTCCGTCGTCATTACCTGAAAAACGGAGGCAAGCTGGAGGATCTGAAGTTCCGTACACCTTTGTACCCTATACTGCCTTTGATTTCCTTGATCTTGAACTTGCTCGTTCTCGTGAGTCTGGCATTCGATCCAGAACAGCGCATCGCCTTGTACTGCGGGGTTCCGTTCATGATCATTGCGATCTGCGTGTATCAATTCCATTTTAAAAAGAAACTCGAAGCGTAA
- a CDS encoding AbgT family transporter, producing MAKGTNVQADLMKQKGILKWIETVGNKLPHPFVLFIILCGVLMVVSAILAAMDFSVTHPAKGEEVAVKSLLSVEGIHWILTSMLKNFIEFPALGLVLAMTLGIGLAEKIGLLTTVLRKMMAGIPAAVVSYAIVFVGILGNLASDAAMVIIPPLGGLVFLAMGRHPIAGFAAGMAGVSSGFTANFFIAGTDALLAGISTEVAKTIDPNAMVTPVDNWFFMSASVVILAFFGGWITDKIIEPRLGTYHGDRNVQFEKVTPQENKALRKAGIAALIFVLMVGLLVIPEGSLLRDPKTGDFLTSPFLKGIIPIILLFFVTVSFVYGRAMGLIKTSKDIPHYMSEAIKDMSGFIVLAFTAAQFIAFFNWSNIGILMAVNGAEYMTSMGLTGLPIIIAFTLFTGICSLFITSGSALWAILAPVFMPMLMLLDYNPAFIQVAYRIADSATNTISPVNPYIPLFLAFYQKYNKNAGMGTIFSTMTPFAIVFLVVWILQLTAWYFLDLPFGPGVYAR from the coding sequence ATGGCGAAAGGCACGAATGTGCAAGCGGATCTGATGAAGCAAAAAGGTATCCTAAAGTGGATTGAAACGGTAGGGAATAAGCTCCCGCACCCATTTGTATTGTTCATTATTTTGTGTGGCGTATTGATGGTAGTCTCAGCAATCCTCGCAGCGATGGATTTTTCGGTCACACATCCTGCAAAAGGCGAAGAGGTTGCCGTTAAGAGCTTGCTTAGCGTCGAAGGTATTCACTGGATTTTAACGAGTATGCTGAAAAACTTTATTGAATTTCCAGCACTTGGTCTCGTTCTGGCGATGACGCTTGGAATTGGATTGGCAGAAAAAATCGGCCTTTTGACGACAGTTCTACGCAAAATGATGGCAGGCATTCCGGCAGCGGTTGTCAGTTATGCCATTGTCTTTGTCGGTATTTTAGGAAATCTTGCTTCTGATGCAGCCATGGTTATTATTCCTCCGCTTGGCGGTCTCGTGTTCTTGGCAATGGGGCGTCACCCGATTGCTGGCTTTGCAGCTGGTATGGCGGGTGTATCCTCCGGTTTTACAGCGAACTTTTTCATAGCCGGTACAGATGCTCTCTTGGCAGGGATCAGTACAGAAGTAGCGAAAACGATTGATCCAAATGCAATGGTTACACCGGTAGATAACTGGTTCTTCATGTCAGCTTCCGTTGTGATCCTTGCTTTCTTTGGAGGATGGATTACCGATAAAATAATCGAACCACGTCTTGGTACGTATCACGGAGATCGAAACGTACAATTCGAAAAAGTAACTCCGCAAGAAAACAAAGCACTTCGTAAAGCTGGCATCGCAGCGTTGATTTTCGTACTCATGGTAGGATTGCTGGTCATTCCAGAAGGTTCATTGCTGCGCGATCCAAAGACAGGAGACTTCTTGACCTCACCATTTTTGAAAGGGATCATTCCCATCATCCTGCTGTTCTTCGTGACTGTATCGTTCGTGTACGGTAGAGCAATGGGACTAATTAAAACATCGAAGGACATTCCGCATTACATGTCCGAAGCCATCAAGGATATGTCCGGCTTTATTGTGTTAGCGTTTACAGCAGCACAGTTCATCGCGTTCTTTAACTGGAGCAATATAGGGATTTTGATGGCTGTCAATGGTGCAGAATACATGACAAGCATGGGACTGACAGGCTTGCCAATCATTATTGCCTTCACACTTTTCACAGGTATCTGTAGCTTGTTTATCACGAGTGGTTCAGCGCTGTGGGCGATCCTGGCACCTGTATTCATGCCAATGCTGATGCTGTTGGATTACAATCCGGCATTTATCCAAGTCGCTTATCGGATTGCAGACTCTGCAACCAATACGATCTCACCTGTGAATCCGTACATCCCGCTCTTCCTGGCTTTCTATCAGAAGTACAATAAGAATGCAGGGATGGGAACGATTTTCTCTACCATGACGCCATTTGCGATCGTTTTCTTGGTTGTATGGATCTTGCAATTGACAGCATGGTACTTCCTGGATCTCCCGTTCGGTCCCGGTGTATACGCTCGCTAA
- a CDS encoding MDR family MFS transporter, producing MKWEWWRETPFSVKLLLSTSFMMNMGFYALIPYLTLYLTGSIGWTLAMAGIVLSVRQFSQQGLAFLGGVIADAFGYKGAMFLGLGVRAVGFAMFAFCTETWHFFVAAILSGLGGALFEPACSAAYAIITPEAIRKEVFSLRNVLGNIAVVGSQIVGTALSAIDFTYISLFAGAVFGVNTIVIFFFFPPIRATNTRHSIWESMSTVVKDKLFVRYTFILMGYYYLNMQVFLTIPLFVENVTHSKVNVGIVLSALSLFVILFQMKVTQLLEGYPQRLTLIGIGTLFMSVGLFLFTFADSLWLILLDVFLFALGTMIAVPNLVDVVPRFAPKDLVGAYYGFNGYSIAIGGSFGQVAGGWVYDVGLRLQTPWLPWTICLVIGFWVAWMLHRMEQQTGQIGNDLKKIARS from the coding sequence ATGAAGTGGGAATGGTGGCGAGAAACGCCCTTTTCAGTGAAGCTCTTGTTAAGTACATCTTTTATGATGAATATGGGTTTTTATGCATTAATCCCCTATCTCACTTTGTATTTGACGGGCAGCATCGGCTGGACTCTGGCGATGGCAGGGATTGTCCTAAGTGTCAGACAGTTCTCCCAGCAAGGTCTTGCCTTTTTAGGTGGTGTGATCGCGGATGCCTTCGGATACAAAGGGGCGATGTTCCTCGGATTGGGCGTACGTGCCGTTGGTTTTGCGATGTTCGCTTTTTGTACCGAAACGTGGCACTTTTTTGTTGCCGCGATTCTTTCCGGTTTGGGTGGGGCGTTGTTTGAGCCTGCTTGCTCTGCTGCCTACGCCATTATTACACCTGAGGCCATTCGAAAAGAAGTATTCTCCCTTCGCAATGTGCTAGGCAATATTGCGGTTGTCGGTTCCCAAATCGTGGGGACAGCACTCTCGGCTATTGATTTTACGTACATCTCGCTGTTTGCAGGGGCCGTTTTCGGAGTGAATACCATCGTGATCTTCTTTTTCTTCCCACCGATTCGCGCCACGAATACACGGCATAGTATATGGGAAAGTATGTCTACGGTAGTGAAGGACAAGCTGTTTGTACGATATACCTTTATTTTGATGGGGTATTATTATTTGAATATGCAGGTGTTTTTAACGATTCCGCTGTTTGTTGAAAATGTTACACATAGCAAGGTGAATGTAGGGATCGTGCTTTCTGCGCTTTCGCTGTTTGTGATCTTATTTCAAATGAAAGTGACACAATTGCTGGAGGGTTATCCGCAAAGGCTTACCTTGATTGGCATCGGGACGTTGTTTATGAGTGTGGGACTATTTTTATTCACGTTTGCCGATTCATTGTGGCTCATTCTCTTGGATGTGTTCCTTTTTGCACTGGGTACCATGATTGCTGTTCCGAATCTGGTGGATGTCGTTCCCCGTTTTGCTCCCAAGGACTTGGTGGGCGCCTATTACGGCTTCAACGGGTATTCGATTGCCATCGGGGGTTCATTTGGACAGGTAGCGGGAGGATGGGTATACGATGTCGGGCTGCGTTTGCAAACGCCATGGCTGCCGTGGACCATTTGTTTGGTCATCGGGTTTTGGGTGGCCTGGATGCTGCATCGCATGGAACAACAAACCGGACAAATCGGGAATGATCTAAAGAAAATAGCTCGATCGTAA
- a CDS encoding MalY/PatB family protein: MYDFDQRIERRGTDSVKWEIQNPKVNGEGMLPLWVADMDFACAPEITKALIKRANHPIYGYTLKSNAFYQSLKKWIHKRFGVEVEVSWMTGIPGVVPGIHVAVEAYTAPGDRVLIQTPVYHPFYHAVENRGRHVVTSPLLERDGRYEMNWDDLAQKLSDPRVKLMLLCTPHNPIGRVWTREELERLGRLCVENGVLVVADEIHSDLVYESNVHTPYYSLTPELANQSVTFLSAAKTFNLAGLYTSYLMTENQQLLRNFQVTASKMGYENLNLFGMEATIAAYQHGEAWLEELLIYLRKNAAFVHEFLSTRIPGVSMAIPEATYLGWMDFRQLGCNQAELNKLIREDAKLGLHDGTTFGPDGAGFMRINFACPRSILVEAMERLEHAVHK; this comes from the coding sequence GTGTACGATTTTGATCAGCGCATCGAACGCAGAGGGACAGATAGTGTCAAATGGGAGATTCAAAATCCAAAAGTGAACGGAGAAGGGATGCTTCCGCTGTGGGTGGCGGATATGGATTTTGCTTGCGCTCCTGAAATCACGAAGGCATTGATCAAACGAGCGAATCATCCGATATACGGATACACGTTGAAGTCCAATGCCTTTTATCAGAGCTTGAAAAAGTGGATACACAAGCGATTTGGTGTAGAGGTAGAAGTGAGCTGGATGACAGGGATACCTGGAGTCGTTCCCGGCATACATGTAGCGGTAGAGGCTTACACAGCCCCCGGAGATCGTGTCTTGATCCAGACACCTGTGTATCATCCTTTTTATCATGCAGTCGAAAACCGCGGACGTCATGTCGTTACCAGCCCACTCTTGGAACGTGACGGCCGTTATGAAATGAATTGGGATGATCTCGCACAAAAGCTGAGCGACCCGCGGGTGAAGCTCATGCTGCTTTGTACACCGCATAATCCGATCGGGCGAGTGTGGACCAGAGAAGAGCTGGAGCGCTTGGGAAGATTGTGTGTAGAAAATGGCGTCCTCGTGGTTGCCGACGAGATTCATTCAGATTTGGTCTATGAGTCAAATGTTCATACGCCTTACTATTCGCTAACACCGGAATTAGCCAACCAGAGCGTTACCTTTCTATCAGCTGCCAAGACATTTAATTTGGCTGGTCTTTACACTTCTTATTTGATGACAGAAAATCAGCAGTTATTGCGGAACTTTCAGGTCACAGCATCCAAAATGGGCTATGAGAACCTAAATTTGTTTGGGATGGAAGCAACGATTGCAGCCTACCAACATGGAGAAGCATGGCTGGAAGAACTGTTGATCTACTTACGGAAGAATGCAGCCTTTGTACATGAGTTTTTATCGACTCGTATTCCGGGGGTATCCATGGCAATTCCAGAAGCGACATACTTGGGATGGATGGATTTTAGACAGTTAGGATGTAATCAGGCGGAGTTGAACAAACTGATTCGCGAAGATGCAAAGCTCGGTTTGCACGATGGCACGACGTTTGGGCCAGATGGTGCAGGCTTCATGCGAATTAATTTTGCTTGCCCGAGATCGATTCTAGTCGAAGCGATGGAACGATTGGAGCACGCTGTTCATAAGTAG
- a CDS encoding sigma-54 interaction domain-containing protein, which translates to MTTVSSSTHNSSADTLLRIYEHILDRMNEGVHVIDSDGTTIVYNSKMTELELMTRQDVLHKPLAEVFQFPSGQESTLLTCLRTGNSIRNTRQTYFNDKQKEISTINNTYPIIENGKVIGAMEIANDVTKMERLIRENLLQKNGSRYTFEHIIGRSGPILDVIENAKRAARTSSSVLVVGETGAGKELFVQSIHNASLRASGPLISQNCAALPDSLIEGLLFGTARGAFTGAVERPGLFEQAEGGTLFLDEINSLSMPLQAKLLRALQEKSIRRIGDTKDRTIDVRIIAAINEDPVEAIANSHLRKDLYYRLGVVTLFLPPLRDRKEDIPMLVSHFIEKYNELFQMEVRSISDEVLQFFIQHDWPGNVRELQHLIEGAMNLMIDDESTIRYEHLPLHFLRRTPAVPVTIEQPSPHTLPFLDEGKPLKETMQEFETAYIHHVVERYNGNISRAAKELQISRQSLQYRLRKLGIKG; encoded by the coding sequence GTGACCACAGTGTCGTCTTCTACGCATAATTCTTCTGCTGACACTCTCTTGCGCATTTATGAACATATTTTGGACAGAATGAATGAAGGTGTACATGTCATCGATTCGGACGGGACAACGATTGTCTACAATTCCAAAATGACAGAGCTGGAATTGATGACCAGACAAGACGTTTTGCACAAACCTTTGGCAGAGGTTTTTCAGTTCCCTTCTGGACAGGAAAGTACCTTGCTCACTTGCTTGCGTACCGGAAATAGCATTCGCAATACACGCCAAACGTATTTCAATGACAAGCAAAAAGAAATTTCAACCATCAACAATACGTACCCCATCATTGAAAATGGCAAGGTCATCGGCGCGATGGAAATCGCAAATGATGTTACCAAAATGGAACGATTGATCAGAGAAAACCTGCTGCAAAAAAACGGGTCACGCTACACATTCGAGCACATTATCGGGAGAAGCGGTCCTATTCTCGATGTCATAGAGAATGCCAAACGCGCAGCACGCACCTCCTCATCCGTATTGGTAGTCGGTGAAACTGGTGCCGGGAAAGAATTGTTCGTGCAAAGCATTCATAATGCCAGTCTGCGTGCATCTGGTCCCCTTATTTCACAAAACTGCGCTGCGCTTCCAGATAGCCTGATTGAAGGGCTTTTGTTTGGAACGGCTCGTGGAGCATTTACCGGAGCAGTAGAGCGACCTGGATTGTTTGAGCAAGCGGAAGGCGGAACACTCTTTCTCGACGAAATCAACTCGCTTAGTATGCCTCTACAGGCAAAATTGTTGCGTGCTCTGCAAGAGAAGTCGATTAGACGTATTGGTGACACAAAGGATCGAACGATCGATGTACGGATCATTGCGGCTATCAATGAAGATCCTGTTGAAGCCATCGCCAATTCGCATTTGCGAAAAGATCTGTACTATCGTCTCGGAGTGGTCACGTTATTTCTTCCCCCGCTTCGGGATCGCAAAGAAGATATTCCGATGCTGGTCAGCCATTTTATCGAAAAATACAATGAGCTGTTCCAAATGGAGGTACGAAGCATCAGTGACGAGGTTCTGCAATTTTTTATCCAGCATGACTGGCCTGGCAATGTGCGTGAACTTCAGCACTTGATCGAGGGGGCCATGAATCTGATGATTGACGACGAATCAACCATACGTTATGAGCACTTGCCCTTACACTTTCTGCGTCGGACGCCAGCCGTTCCCGTAACAATCGAACAACCCTCCCCTCACACGTTGCCATTTTTGGATGAAGGAAAGCCGTTGAAGGAAACGATGCAAGAATTTGAAACAGCATATATTCACCATGTTGTGGAACGCTATAACGGAAATATTTCACGAGCAGCCAAGGAATTGCAAATCAGTCGTCAAAGCTTGCAATATCGTTTACGTAAGCTGGGAATTAAGGGATAA
- the glsA gene encoding glutaminase A — protein MDLKQASDQLEQIRNQSLEFTYMGSVASYIPELAKVERHQLGVAVCLPDGTILSAGDAEVPFSMQSISKIFSLIVALCQNGKDYVFRHVGKEPTGDPFNSIIKLETTESHKPLNPMINAGAIAVAGMIRGANVDERLDAVLALMRKMTGNPHLSINQAVYCSEKKTADRNRALAWFLKDSGILETDVEETLDLYFRHCSIEVTAKDVATLGMVLAADGILVNTGERVIPEEVARICKTFMVTCGMYNASGEFAIDVGIPAKSGVAGGIMATVPQRMGIGVFGPSLDEKGNSVAGVKLLELLSKEWKLGIF, from the coding sequence ATGGATTTGAAACAAGCGTCCGATCAATTGGAGCAAATACGCAACCAATCACTTGAGTTTACATACATGGGGAGTGTAGCGTCCTATATCCCTGAATTGGCAAAAGTCGAACGACACCAATTAGGAGTAGCTGTATGCTTGCCCGATGGGACGATCCTTTCTGCTGGAGATGCAGAAGTGCCATTCTCGATGCAAAGCATCTCCAAGATTTTCTCTCTGATCGTCGCCTTATGCCAAAACGGGAAGGACTACGTGTTTCGGCATGTGGGGAAAGAACCAACGGGAGACCCGTTTAATTCGATTATAAAACTGGAGACGACCGAATCTCATAAACCACTGAACCCGATGATCAATGCAGGGGCCATTGCCGTTGCGGGCATGATTCGTGGTGCCAACGTGGACGAGCGGCTAGATGCTGTGCTGGCTTTAATGCGGAAAATGACGGGGAATCCTCATCTTTCTATCAATCAAGCTGTTTATTGTTCTGAAAAGAAAACGGCTGATCGAAATCGTGCCCTCGCTTGGTTTCTAAAGGACAGTGGCATACTGGAAACGGATGTAGAAGAGACGCTTGATCTGTATTTTCGCCATTGCTCGATAGAGGTGACAGCGAAGGATGTAGCTACACTAGGGATGGTGCTTGCAGCAGACGGAATTCTCGTGAATACGGGTGAGCGAGTGATCCCAGAAGAGGTAGCGCGAATCTGCAAGACTTTCATGGTGACTTGTGGGATGTACAATGCCTCTGGTGAGTTTGCGATTGATGTAGGAATTCCCGCGAAAAGTGGCGTTGCTGGCGGTATTATGGCAACCGTACCACAGCGTATGGGGATTGGTGTGTTCGGTCCGTCCCTGGATGAAAAAGGAAATTCAGTAGCCGGTGTCAAGCTGTTGGAGCTGCTCTCAAAAGAGTGGAAGCTTGGTATCTTTTAG
- a CDS encoding sporulation histidine kinase inhibitor Sda, which translates to MKYLSDQMLIEVYHRAVDLQLDAAFIELLREELQHRNIRITQFSA; encoded by the coding sequence GTGAAATACTTAAGCGACCAAATGTTGATAGAAGTATATCATCGAGCTGTCGACCTTCAACTAGATGCAGCTTTTATCGAATTGCTTCGCGAAGAACTACAGCATCGGAATATCCGTATCACGCAGTTCAGCGCCTAA
- a CDS encoding YlaN family protein, translating into MTEIKVPDLEQKALALLQADADKIYKLIDVQMENLTMPQCPLYEEVLDTQMFGLSREVEYAVRLGLISDDIGREIMGSLERKLAHLHELFNQR; encoded by the coding sequence TTGACAGAAATTAAGGTTCCCGATCTGGAACAAAAAGCGCTAGCGTTGCTTCAAGCAGACGCCGACAAAATTTACAAGCTGATCGACGTACAGATGGAAAACCTGACCATGCCGCAGTGCCCACTGTATGAAGAAGTGCTGGATACCCAAATGTTCGGGCTTTCTCGTGAAGTAGAGTATGCGGTCCGCTTAGGACTGATTAGCGACGACATTGGTCGAGAAATTATGGGTTCATTGGAGCGTAAATTGGCCCATCTTCATGAACTGTTTAATCAAAGGTAA
- a CDS encoding ornithine--oxo-acid transaminase has translation MSKTNVVIEQTEKFGAHNYHPLPIVISKAEGVWVHDPEGNKYLDMLSAYSALNQGHRHPRIIQALKDQADKVTLTSRAFYNDQLGEFYEKLSAVTGKEMILPMNTGAEAVETALKAVRRWAYDVKKVPENQAEIIVCEGNFHGRTVTVTSFSSAEEYRRGFGPFTPGFKIIPYGDIEALKQAITPNTAAFMLEPIQGEAGIIIPQEGFLKQAQEVCKANNVLLVSDEIQTGFGRTGKMFASDWENVVPDMYIMGKALGGGVFPISAVAADKEILSVFEPGSHGSTFGGNPLGCAVAVAAMDVLADEGLVQRSLEMGAYFMEKLKEINNPIIKEIRGRGLFIGLELTTAARPYCEKLKELGLLCKETHETTIRFAPPLVISKEDLDWAIDRIKQVLHVTE, from the coding sequence ATGAGTAAAACAAACGTGGTTATTGAACAAACAGAAAAATTCGGTGCGCACAACTATCATCCGCTACCGATCGTTATTTCCAAAGCAGAAGGCGTATGGGTACACGATCCGGAGGGCAATAAATATCTGGATATGCTGAGTGCATATTCTGCGCTGAACCAAGGACATCGTCATCCACGTATCATCCAAGCTCTGAAAGATCAAGCAGATAAAGTAACGCTCACTTCCCGTGCTTTTTACAATGACCAACTGGGTGAATTCTACGAAAAACTCTCTGCCGTGACAGGAAAAGAAATGATCCTGCCAATGAACACGGGTGCTGAAGCAGTAGAGACGGCTCTCAAAGCAGTTCGTCGCTGGGCTTATGATGTGAAAAAAGTACCAGAAAACCAAGCAGAAATCATCGTTTGTGAAGGCAACTTCCATGGTCGTACTGTCACAGTGACTTCCTTCTCCTCTGCAGAAGAGTACAGACGCGGCTTTGGACCATTCACACCTGGTTTCAAAATCATTCCTTATGGCGATATCGAAGCGCTTAAGCAAGCGATTACACCGAATACAGCAGCATTCATGCTAGAGCCAATCCAAGGTGAAGCAGGGATCATCATTCCACAAGAGGGCTTCTTGAAGCAGGCACAAGAGGTATGTAAAGCAAACAATGTACTCTTGGTCAGCGATGAGATCCAAACAGGCTTTGGTCGTACAGGTAAAATGTTTGCCAGCGATTGGGAAAATGTAGTACCAGACATGTACATCATGGGGAAAGCTCTTGGTGGTGGCGTGTTCCCGATCTCCGCAGTAGCCGCAGATAAAGAAATCTTGAGCGTATTTGAGCCAGGCTCCCACGGTTCTACCTTTGGCGGAAATCCACTCGGATGTGCAGTTGCGGTTGCAGCTATGGATGTATTGGCTGACGAAGGTCTTGTACAGCGCTCCCTGGAAATGGGCGCATACTTCATGGAGAAATTGAAAGAAATCAATAACCCGATCATCAAGGAAATTCGCGGTCGCGGTCTGTTCATCGGCTTGGAGCTGACTACAGCAGCTCGTCCATATTGCGAAAAACTAAAAGAACTGGGACTCCTGTGCAAAGAAACACATGAGACAACCATTCGCTTTGCACCACCACTCGTTATCAGCAAAGAAGACTTGGATTGGGCAATTGATCGCATCAAGCAAGTTCTGCACGTGACAGAATAA